One part of the Eptesicus fuscus isolate TK198812 chromosome 20, DD_ASM_mEF_20220401, whole genome shotgun sequence genome encodes these proteins:
- the DERL2 gene encoding derlin-2 isoform X2, producing the protein MAYQSLRLEYLQIPPVSRAYTTACVLTTAAVQLELITPFQLYFNPELIFKHFQVLQSDTYIFSWKMYFPISLVE; encoded by the exons ATGGCGTACCAGAGCCTCCGGCTGGAGTACCTGCAGATCCCACCGGTCAGCCGCGCCTACACCACCGCCTGCGTCCTCACCACCGCCGCCGTG CAGTTGGAATTGATCACACCTTTTCAGCTGTACTTCAATCCTGAATTAATCTTTAAACACTTCCAA GTATTGCAGTCGgacacatatattttttcttggaaGATGTATTTCCCAATCAGCCTGGTGGAATAA
- the MIS12 gene encoding protein MIS12 homolog: MSVDPMTYEAQFFGFTPQTCMLRIYIAFQDYLFEVMQAVEQVILKKLEGIPNCEISPVQVRKCTEKFLCFMKGRFDKLFVKMEQLFLQWILRIPPNILLPEDKSQEMHPYSEEEFQLLQKEIEQLQEKYKTELCTKQALLAELEEQKIVQAKLKQTLALFDELENVGRNHGTSDFRDSLVFLAQNSRKLQDIRDNVEKESKRLKIS, from the coding sequence ATGTCTGTCGATCCAATGACCTATGAGGCCCAGTTCTTTGGCTTCACACCACAAACTTGCATGCTCAGGATCTACATTGCATTTCAAGACTACCTATTTGAAGTGATGCAGGCTGTTGAACAGGTTATTCTGAAGAAGCTGGAGGGCATCCCAAACTGTGAGATTAGCCCAGTCCAGGTTCGTAAGTGCACAGAGAAGTTTCTTTGCTTCATGAAAGGACGTTTTGATAAGCTTTTTGTCAAAATGGAGCAGCTGTTTTTACAGTGGATTTTGCGTATTCCCCCAAACATCTTGCTTCCGGAAGATAAATCTCAGGAGATGCATCCTTATAGTGAGGAAGAATTCCAGCTTCTCCAAAAAGAAATTGAACAGTTACAGGAGAAGTACAAGACTGAATTATGCACTAAGCAGGCCCTTCTTGCAGAATTAGAAGAGCAAAAAATTGTTCAGGCCAAACTTAAACAGACATTGGCTTTGTTTGATGAGCTTGAAAATGTTGGCAGAAATCATGGGACTAGTGATTTTAGGGACAGCTTGGTGTTCCTGGCCCAGAACTCCAGAAAACTCCAGGATATTAGAGACAATgtggaaaaagaaagcaaaagattgaaaatatcttaa